Below is a window of Cytobacillus firmus DNA.
TGACCATTTACGCTGATTTTAGTACTATAAAATAGTTGATTCGACAAAATGTATATTCATATTTGCATTTATGATTGAATATACATTCACAAACGCGGGTGTAGTTTAGTGGTAAAACCTCAGCTACGAGCAATACATCCATGAATCATCAGCGAGTTGCCTCGACGCATGGGCTTCCTTGAATAATCTTTCAGAGGAAGAGGCATGCAAGAACGGGAACGAAATCAGTAATCTGCAACTTCATATAAACGCGGGTGTAGTTTAGTGGTAAAACCTCAGCCTTCCAAGCTGATGATGAGGGTTCGATTCCCTTCACCCGCTCCATACATAGCCAACGCAGTGTTTCGTTCAAAAAGAACGAGGTATTGCGTTTTTTCATGTTCTTTGGCTATTAAATAAAAAAATCGGGCGGCATCCGCAGATTCCACTCGATTTCTATAGAAGTGACTAACATTCAATGACCTTAAAGATTCCTTCTCCGCCATGCACTTGAGTGTACATGTTCATTAATGATTCTGTCATTTTTTCAGCATTATCCGTTTCCAGAGAGGGGCGCAAATAAACAATTTGAACGGCATTGTTAGTCTGTTCGGTGACAGCTGTCCTTTCAGAGTCCACAAACGGACTGCCAAATGGCCCTTCCGCATCTTCACTGATTATTAAATTGGCAAGCGAATTGGGCCTTCCGTTTAAGCCGTTATATTCTTCGCCTTCTTTGCCTAACCTGATAGTCAGATGGCCTGAAAGCTTATCGGCATCATATACGCCGATCGGTATTTGGTATTCCAGGGAAAAGAAATTGTTAATATCGATGGAGCTGTTGACCGGCTGCAGATAATTTTGTTTTTTAATTCTTCTGTAAAGTGCTTCTGCAGAATGGCGGTAGCGGTTTGGATCCTTGCCTGCCGTTTTGAAGATCTGCCGCCATTCTTTGATCCCTTCAAATTCTGTAACACTCTTGTCCTCTAAGTCAAAATAAATAGATTCCTGAAATAATTGGAGTCTGCCCTTTACCATTTGAGGAGATTGTCCGACTTCGATATTTTTATATGTAATAAATCCGACTTTAAAATGGGGCAATAATTTGCACAGCTCTGGAGCTATCATAATTTCCAAGCTTTCCACCTCCAAAATTACTTTAAAATAGTTTATCATAATAAGCGGTGATTCAATAAATTAAAGACTTTCATATAAAGTGAAACTTCAATCAGTGGGGGTTTTCCTTATCCCCAACTGATTGTTAGTTGAACCAATCGGGCCTTTACGGGCAGTTTGACCCCCGCTTATCCTCCTTTGATTCCTCTGAGTCTTGAAGTGGGGGTCTTACTGCCCGTTAGACTGCGATAAATTAAATTCTCCGCGAAAGGAGGTCATACAATGGACTTTGCACAATTCAAGCAGGAAGTGATTGAATACAGCAAAACAATTGGCATTGATAAAATCGGTTTTACGACAGCGGGCACATTTGATGAAATGAAAAATAGGCTGATTCGCCAGCAGGAGCTTCAATATCAGTCAGGCTTTGAAGAGCCTGATATTGAGAAGAGGGTGAATCCCGGCCTGCTAATGGACAAGCCCCGGTCTATTATTTCCATTGCGGTTGCTTATCCTTCCAAAATGAAGGTAAGGGTTGTCAGCAAAAGAGGTGAAAGAAGGGGGATTTTCTGCCGGGCTTCATGGGGGAAGGATTATCATCATATCCTGAGGGAACGTCTTCAGAAGCTTGAGGAATTCATTCAGTCAAGAATTCCTGAGGCGATATGCAAATCCATGGTGGATACAGGTGAGCTGGTAGATCGGGCCGTTGCCCAGCGTGCCGGAATCGGCTGGAGCGGAAAAAACTGTTCCATCATCACACCGGAATTCGGATCGTATGTTTATCTTGGAGAAATGATAACAAATCTGCCTTTTGAGCCTGATAAGCCAATGGAAGACAAATGCGGAAGCTGCAATAAATGTGTTGAGGTCTGCCCGACAGGAGCTTTAATTCAGGGAGGTCAGCTTGATGCACAGAAATGCATTGCCTTTTTGACACAGACAAAGGGTTTTCTCGCAGAGCCGTATAGAGAAAAACTGGGGAACAGGCTTTATGGCTGCGACACCTGTCAAACTGTATGTCCTGAAAATAAAGGCAAGGATTTTCATCTGCATGATGAAATGGAGCCGGATCCGGAAGTGGCAAAGCCGCTTTTAAGGCCGCTTCTTTTTATCAGCAACCGTGAATTCAAAGAAAAATATGGCCCGGTCTCAGGTTCCTGGAGAGGGAAAAAGCCGATCCAGCGAAATGCCATCATCGCCCTGGCTCACTACAAAGATGAGACAGCGGCAGAAGACCTAATTAAAGTTATGAAAGAGGATCCGAGGCCGGTAATACGGGGAACGGCCGCATGGGCGCTCGGGAAAATAGGCGGGGAAAAATCACTCCCTGCACTAAAACAGGCATTGCAGCAGGAGAAAGACGGAGAAGTCATTGCTGAAATAGAAAAAGGTTTGAGTTTTTTTGAACAATGAGGGGGAGAAATCCCCCCTTTTTTTATAGCTTTTTTTCTGTATGACCGCAGAAACTGGTCAGCCCGGCTGATTTACTGCAGGATTGCGCGAAAAATTAAGCAAAGTCCTTTGCTTCCTCTCATATGTATTGAATAGGAGAGGAGTGAGGTGCGTGAGGGACCAGCTTCATGAGCTGTTAAAGAAAAGAGTGCAGCAGTGCGTTTCCCATTCAAGAAGTTCAATTCATACATGCCCTAAGATTGAGAAAAAGAAAGAATCTCTTTCCGGCCGCTCCGGTGAGATTGTGAAAGCACAGGCAACCGGAAATGTGATCAGGGTCGGCAAGGAGAAGGAAGATGTGA
It encodes the following:
- a CDS encoding B3/B4 domain-containing protein, whose protein sequence is MEIMIAPELCKLLPHFKVGFITYKNIEVGQSPQMVKGRLQLFQESIYFDLEDKSVTEFEGIKEWRQIFKTAGKDPNRYRHSAEALYRRIKKQNYLQPVNSSIDINNFFSLEYQIPIGVYDADKLSGHLTIRLGKEGEEYNGLNGRPNSLANLIISEDAEGPFGSPFVDSERTAVTEQTNNAVQIVYLRPSLETDNAEKMTESLMNMYTQVHGGEGIFKVIEC
- the queG gene encoding tRNA epoxyqueuosine(34) reductase QueG encodes the protein MDFAQFKQEVIEYSKTIGIDKIGFTTAGTFDEMKNRLIRQQELQYQSGFEEPDIEKRVNPGLLMDKPRSIISIAVAYPSKMKVRVVSKRGERRGIFCRASWGKDYHHILRERLQKLEEFIQSRIPEAICKSMVDTGELVDRAVAQRAGIGWSGKNCSIITPEFGSYVYLGEMITNLPFEPDKPMEDKCGSCNKCVEVCPTGALIQGGQLDAQKCIAFLTQTKGFLAEPYREKLGNRLYGCDTCQTVCPENKGKDFHLHDEMEPDPEVAKPLLRPLLFISNREFKEKYGPVSGSWRGKKPIQRNAIIALAHYKDETAAEDLIKVMKEDPRPVIRGTAAWALGKIGGEKSLPALKQALQQEKDGEVIAEIEKGLSFFEQ